A single genomic interval of Stieleria maiorica harbors:
- the queG gene encoding tRNA epoxyqueuosine(34) reductase QueG — protein MDESNPDSGAWLPLFRQRAAELGFINAGIAPAVDSAGFTDLVRWIESGYAAGMNYFADRLDAYRHADGVMAGTKSIIVLAYPYPADSDPSTHDGRGRVARYAWPGIDYHDTIHHKLKQLKRLVADAAPEVSTRGCVDTAPLLERELAQLAGLGWRGKNTLLLNRHHGSYFFLACFLVDVELPYDAPHATDHCGTCTACLDACPTDAFPAPGVLDASRCISYLTIEHRESIPPELREGIGSWVFGCDVCQEVCPWNRKPSRRSQTAQEDRPLTDLDLLSFFAMDEETFRATYRKSPLWRTRLRGIRRNAAIVLGNQGAPSALPALQRGAADEDEMVAEACRWAIKKITR, from the coding sequence AATTGGGGTTCATCAACGCCGGGATCGCCCCGGCAGTCGATTCGGCCGGTTTTACGGATCTGGTCCGCTGGATCGAAAGCGGCTACGCGGCAGGGATGAATTACTTTGCCGACCGCTTGGACGCCTACCGCCACGCCGACGGCGTGATGGCAGGCACCAAAAGCATCATCGTGTTGGCTTATCCCTATCCGGCCGATTCCGACCCGTCGACGCACGATGGACGTGGTCGAGTCGCTCGCTACGCTTGGCCCGGTATCGATTATCACGACACGATTCACCACAAATTAAAGCAACTCAAGCGCCTGGTCGCGGATGCCGCGCCGGAGGTTTCGACACGCGGCTGTGTCGACACCGCGCCCTTGTTGGAACGGGAACTGGCACAATTGGCCGGGCTCGGCTGGCGAGGCAAAAACACATTGCTGCTCAATCGACATCACGGCAGCTATTTCTTCTTGGCGTGTTTCTTGGTCGATGTGGAACTGCCGTATGATGCGCCCCACGCGACCGATCATTGCGGCACCTGCACCGCATGCCTGGACGCCTGTCCGACCGACGCCTTTCCCGCCCCCGGCGTTCTGGATGCCAGTCGCTGCATCAGTTATTTGACGATCGAACACCGCGAATCGATCCCGCCGGAATTGCGCGAAGGCATCGGATCGTGGGTCTTCGGTTGCGACGTCTGCCAGGAGGTTTGCCCGTGGAACCGCAAGCCGTCGCGACGCAGCCAAACGGCACAGGAAGATCGGCCCCTGACGGATCTGGATCTACTGTCATTCTTTGCAATGGACGAAGAAACTTTCCGCGCGACGTACCGTAAATCGCCGCTCTGGCGAACGCGGCTCCGAGGCATACGCCGCAACGCCGCGATCGTGCTGGGCAATCAAGGCGCCCCCTCCGCGCTGCCGGCGTTGCAGCGCGGAGCCGCCGACGAAGACGAAATGGTCGCCGAAGCCTGCCGCTGGGCGATCAAAAAGATCACGCGGTAG